The segment TTGGCGAGGGCACGCGCGCGGTATTGCAGAGTCTTCTGGATATGAGTGACGCGCAACTGCAAGAACTGCAGGCGCTCGGCGTTCTCACACTGCCCGAGGCACCTGCCAACTCCTGAGTCTTCTCCGCCCGCCGGCATGGTCCGCGCAGGACCGCCCGGCGAAGGGGACAGGCATTGGAAGCCGTTTCAAGACGATTGTGGCGTCGTTGCGGGGCCTTGCCAGAGCTGCTTCGCGTCATCGCGAAACAGCGTGTTGGAGAAAGACATTCGATGACCGCGCCGGCTCGCGCGGCATCGATTCAGGCCCCCTCCCCCCGCGTTTGCGGAGAGGGAGCCACTACGCTCACGTACGCTTAGGCTTCCGTCAACTGCTCGATCCACACGGCCAGCCGGTCCTTGGCGAACGACTCAGTCCGCGTTGTCGCGCGTGCCGTGATCGCGTCGCCTTCGCGCTGCAGTTGCAGCGCCCCACCAGCCTCTTCCAGCCACAGCAGCGCCGCCAGCCATGCCGCGTGCTCGTCGGATACAGCATCGGCCACGGGTCTTGCCACGAACTCACCGAGCGCGTCCGGCGCGGCCCACGTGACGACATCGCCGTCGCGGCGTACCGCTGCACCCAGCACTTCCGCCAGCACCGCCGTCGCGTCACCAGCGCCACGACCAGCCAGTCGCGCGCGGAACTCTGCCAGCTTCGTGCCAACCGCATGGCCGTACACGCCGCAGCGCTGGCTTTCCGCGCCGACCAGATCCGCATAGTCCAGACGCTGCCAGTCGGGCTCGGCATTGCGCGCACCCGCCAGCGACGTGCCAGCCAGATAGGTCTCCACCGGCTGGAATCGCCCCGGGCCGATCAGGCTGGCGCAGATCGCGTGGACCATGCCAACGCGCGTGGCCACGGTCTGCTTCTGCAGCACCATGAGCTTTTCACGCACCAGTTGATCACGCTCCCTGCGCAGACCAGACAACTCCAGCGCCTGCTTCATCTCCATGCGCAGCGCGGTAATGTCCCACGGCTTCTTGATGTAGCGATGGATCTGGCCCTGGTTCACGGCCTCGACGGTCTGGTCGAGTTCCGAGTACGCCGTGGTCAGAATCCGTACGATATGCGGATAGCGCTCGCGCGCGTAACGCAGCAACTCGTTGCCATATTCGCCCGGCATGCGTTGGTCGGACACCAGCACGGCCAGGCTGTCGCCATGGGCGTCGAGCAGCGCCTTGCCTTCTTCAACGGATCCCCCGGTCACCACCGGGGCAAGCTGGCCAATGGCGCGCTGGAAATACTTGACGGCCGTGGCCTCGTCATCGACGAACAGAATTGCCGGGGGTGCCTGCGTGGTATTCGGTTCGCTCATCGATCACTCCTGTTCATACGATTCTTCATATTGGGGAAATCGAGGGTTACGGTGGTGCCTGCGCCCGAAGCCGAAGCGATCCGGATGCCGCCACCAAAAGATTGCATGACGCGGTTACAGAAGATCATGCCCATCCCGCTGCCGCCCGCCGAGGCGTGCGTGGTGACGGGGTCGACGAGCAGACGATCCATCACCTCCGGCGGAATGCCGGGCCCGTTGTCCGCGATGCGGATTTCCGGCCGATCTCCAGCCACCACGACAAAGCGCAGCGACGGGTTGTCCACATCGGCCAGCGCGCGCAGCGCATTGCTCATCACCGACGACAGCACCAGCGCCACGCAGTTCGGCAGCGTCGGCACGGGAAAATCGTCGTGCAACTCGACTTGCACCCAGTTACGTTGGTTATCGGCAAACGGATAGCTATCCAGCAGGGATGCCACCAATGCCCCCGCACTGACGTCATTGCCCGGACCCGGCTTCGGCTTGGCACCGCCCGCGCTGCTGCGCACGGACTGCAGGAACGACGACAGCACTGCAAGGCAGTACTGGGCGTTGTCATGCATGGCACCGGCCGCGCGGCCGATCTCGGCATTACGCTGCTGGTTGTACTCGCCAGCCACGCGCGCCTCGATCCCGCGTGCGAAGTTGGCAATCGCCGCCAGCGGCGTATTCAGTTCATGGGCCAGAAAGGCCAGCGTCTCGTCGATCGCCATCAGCCTTTGCTGACGCACCGCGCGTTCGCGATAACGCTCTCCGGCCAGGCGCAGCACCTCGCGCACATCGGTCACGGTGATCGGCTTCTCGAGAATCTTGAAGACTTCGCCGCTATTGACGGTCTCGAGCAGCATGTCCTTGTCGGCATAGGCCGTGACCAGT is part of the Cupriavidus metallidurans CH34 genome and harbors:
- a CDS encoding hybrid sensor histidine kinase/response regulator, yielding MTTDTSQPRATILYVDDEEMACKYFARAAGSEHEVLSATGADEAIAILQEHQAKISVLVTDYRMPGRDGGDLLRQVALEYPQIVRILVTAYADKDMLLETVNSGEVFKILEKPITVTDVREVLRLAGERYRERAVRQQRLMAIDETLAFLAHELNTPLAAIANFARGIEARVAGEYNQQRNAEIGRAAGAMHDNAQYCLAVLSSFLQSVRSSAGGAKPKPGPGNDVSAGALVASLLDSYPFADNQRNWVQVELHDDFPVPTLPNCVALVLSSVMSNALRALADVDNPSLRFVVVAGDRPEIRIADNGPGIPPEVMDRLLVDPVTTHASAGGSGMGMIFCNRVMQSFGGGIRIASASGAGTTVTLDFPNMKNRMNRSDR
- a CDS encoding response regulator, which produces MSEPNTTQAPPAILFVDDEATAVKYFQRAIGQLAPVVTGGSVEEGKALLDAHGDSLAVLVSDQRMPGEYGNELLRYARERYPHIVRILTTAYSELDQTVEAVNQGQIHRYIKKPWDITALRMEMKQALELSGLRRERDQLVREKLMVLQKQTVATRVGMVHAICASLIGPGRFQPVETYLAGTSLAGARNAEPDWQRLDYADLVGAESQRCGVYGHAVGTKLAEFRARLAGRGAGDATAVLAEVLGAAVRRDGDVVTWAAPDALGEFVARPVADAVSDEHAAWLAALLWLEEAGGALQLQREGDAITARATTRTESFAKDRLAVWIEQLTEA